One part of the Marinobacterium rhizophilum genome encodes these proteins:
- a CDS encoding recombinase-like helix-turn-helix domain-containing protein, producing MTEYNPKLATWFRNEPNSEAGINNIQVPGQAQNIVWQTRHREPSRYEEALVEHLEAVFATGVVELDDLVAALNARGSRTEAAALWSTDSFQAEMARLGY from the coding sequence ATGACCGAGTACAACCCCAAGCTCGCCACCTGGTTCAGGAACGAGCCCAATAGCGAAGCCGGCATCAACAACATCCAGGTGCCGGGCCAGGCACAGAATATTGTCTGGCAGACGCGTCACCGCGAACCCAGCCGTTATGAAGAAGCCCTGGTGGAGCACCTTGAAGCGGTCTTCGCCACCGGGGTGGTGGAACTGGATGACCTGGTTGCCGCGCTGAATGCGCGCGGTTCACGTACTGAAGCCGCCGCGCTCTGGAGCACCGACAGCTTCCAGGCCGAGATGGCGCGACTGGGCTACTGA
- a CDS encoding aromatic ring-hydroxylating dioxygenase subunit alpha yields MNDKQTIENYLDLGLRDRWYPVVASWEVATSPVGITRLGDNIVLWRDRDGQVHALEDRCPHRGARLSLGWNLGDRVACWYHGVEVKGDGEVADVPAVSNCPMSGSKCVRSYPVIEKHGAVFVWFGLEAEAAPDDLVLPEQLESEQWSSFLCSADWACNHRYAIDNVMDPMHGSYLHCTSHSMAEGERSADMRIVDTEHGFRFEKVGQSGVNFDWVEFGDSGTFWLRLSIPYQQKFGPGGEFWIVGQATPIDEHNTRVFFWRARKVQGWQRDTWRFLYRNRLEKLHWDVLLQDQVILEQMAPAARDHEFLYQHDVGLSRLRRLMKKLAQKQLARIEAAAQPKEATHD; encoded by the coding sequence GTGAACGACAAGCAAACAATCGAAAACTATCTGGATCTTGGGCTGCGCGACCGCTGGTATCCCGTGGTGGCCAGCTGGGAAGTGGCCACCAGTCCGGTGGGCATTACCCGCCTGGGGGACAATATCGTGCTGTGGCGTGACCGCGATGGCCAGGTGCATGCGCTGGAAGATCGCTGTCCGCACCGTGGTGCGCGCCTGTCCCTGGGTTGGAACCTGGGTGACCGCGTGGCCTGCTGGTATCACGGCGTCGAGGTAAAAGGCGACGGCGAAGTGGCCGATGTGCCGGCCGTCAGCAACTGCCCCATGAGCGGCAGCAAGTGCGTGCGTTCCTACCCGGTTATCGAAAAGCACGGTGCCGTCTTCGTCTGGTTCGGCCTAGAGGCCGAGGCGGCTCCCGATGACCTGGTACTGCCGGAGCAGCTCGAAAGCGAGCAGTGGAGCAGCTTCCTCTGCAGTGCCGACTGGGCCTGCAACCACCGTTATGCCATCGACAATGTGATGGACCCGATGCACGGCAGCTACCTGCACTGCACGTCCCACTCCATGGCCGAGGGCGAGCGCAGCGCCGACATGCGCATTGTCGATACCGAGCACGGCTTCCGGTTCGAGAAGGTTGGCCAGAGCGGCGTCAACTTCGACTGGGTCGAGTTCGGCGACAGCGGCACCTTCTGGTTGCGCCTGTCGATTCCCTATCAGCAGAAGTTCGGCCCCGGCGGCGAGTTCTGGATCGTAGGCCAGGCCACGCCGATCGATGAACACAACACCCGCGTGTTCTTCTGGCGTGCCCGCAAGGTGCAGGGCTGGCAGCGCGACACCTGGCGTTTTCTCTACCGCAACCGGCTGGAAAAACTGCACTGGGATGTACTGCTGCAGGACCAGGTCATTCTCGAGCAGATGGCGCCGGCTGCCCGCGATCACGAGTTCCTTTACCAGCACGATGTGGGCCTGTCGCGGCTGCGTCGGCTGATGAAAAAACTGGCCCAGAAACAGCTGGCCCGGATCGAAGCCGCGGCACAGCCGAAAGAGGCCACCCATGACTAG
- a CDS encoding MFS transporter, with translation MQTLKGDMAAEPLAVPNSSVRLWSISAILMLCVVLAFFDKISIAVLFSDTAFQNAMGIGSDKTLLGWLMTSFLLAYGFSSIFLSFLGDLINPKKCLVACILMWGLLMAAMGFADSYAEMLFLRVLLGIAEGPLFALAYTIVKQCYQPHQIARASTMFLLGTPVGAAIGFPVTAYVLANHGWQSTFFVMAAFTLVVVMVVISGLRNVQLKTGAQLNAGKRRLGMSEHLANCRLLFSAPAFWAVCLFNTALLTYLWGLNGWLPSYLIEAKGINLKEFGTLSSLPFVAMLIGEVAGAFLSDKTGKRAAQVFGGLLLAGLAMAAVPQINDPLLAILAMSVSAMSWGFGVASVFALLSRVSPDNVSATAGGVFNGFGNFAGAAAPVIMGYIVTSSGNFDNGIMFLVIIAVIGSLVLLPLLKKY, from the coding sequence ATGCAAACGCTTAAAGGTGACATGGCGGCGGAGCCCCTGGCAGTACCGAACTCCAGCGTCCGTCTGTGGTCCATTTCCGCCATTCTGATGCTCTGTGTGGTACTGGCCTTTTTTGACAAGATCAGTATTGCCGTGCTGTTTTCCGATACCGCCTTCCAGAATGCCATGGGGATTGGCAGCGACAAGACGCTGCTGGGCTGGCTGATGACCAGCTTCCTGCTGGCCTACGGCTTTTCGTCGATCTTCCTGAGTTTTCTGGGAGATCTGATCAACCCCAAGAAATGCCTGGTGGCCTGCATCCTGATGTGGGGCCTGCTGATGGCCGCCATGGGTTTTGCCGACAGCTACGCCGAGATGCTGTTCCTGCGCGTGCTGCTGGGCATTGCCGAAGGCCCGCTGTTCGCCCTGGCCTATACCATCGTCAAGCAATGCTACCAGCCCCATCAGATTGCCCGTGCCAGCACCATGTTCCTGCTCGGAACACCGGTGGGTGCCGCGATCGGCTTTCCGGTGACCGCCTACGTACTGGCCAATCATGGCTGGCAGAGTACCTTCTTTGTCATGGCGGCCTTTACCCTGGTGGTGGTCATGGTGGTGATCTCGGGTCTGCGCAATGTGCAGCTCAAGACCGGCGCCCAGCTCAATGCCGGCAAGCGCCGGCTGGGTATGTCGGAGCATCTGGCCAACTGCCGCCTGCTGTTCAGCGCTCCGGCCTTCTGGGCGGTGTGCCTGTTCAACACCGCACTGCTGACCTACCTCTGGGGCCTCAATGGCTGGCTGCCGAGCTACCTGATCGAAGCCAAGGGCATCAACCTGAAGGAGTTTGGCACCCTGTCGTCACTGCCTTTTGTGGCCATGCTGATTGGGGAAGTCGCTGGAGCCTTTCTGTCGGACAAGACCGGCAAGCGCGCCGCCCAGGTGTTCGGCGGGCTGCTGCTGGCGGGCCTGGCGATGGCCGCCGTACCGCAGATCAATGATCCGCTGCTGGCGATCCTGGCCATGTCGGTCAGTGCCATGAGCTGGGGTTTTGGGGTGGCATCGGTGTTCGCCCTGCTGAGCCGGGTCAGCCCGGATAATGTCAGCGCCACGGCCGGTGGCGTGTTCAACGGTTTCGGCAACTTTGCCGGTGCCGCCGCACCCGTGATCATGGGTTATATCGTCACCAGCAGCGGCAACTTCGACAATGGCATCATGTTCCTGGTGATCATTGCCGTGATCGGTTCCTTGGTGCTACTGCCGCTACTGAAAAAATACTGA
- a CDS encoding IclR family transcriptional regulator, with the protein METDDRYIVPGLVRGLAVLQQFSKHKREQSISELAEAIGVNRSSTFRLVYTLENCGFLRRVGDSNRYTLSSRILDLGFQYLSSLELLEPSRPILEHLRNQTTLASQLLIRDGHNTVIVECFQATGPFTSTVSVGTRWPAHATVTGQLMLSTLSDDAILELYQDYGFERFTETTPATPEALLERVRSYRGKDAAIAWGHFNPGMAACVAPVLSVDDRRIVAAVSVSCPLGSLSRDEFDGRIREEVVKASKDLSRTLGLHSSQF; encoded by the coding sequence ATGGAAACAGATGACCGTTATATAGTCCCGGGCCTGGTGCGGGGGCTGGCTGTGTTGCAGCAGTTCAGCAAGCACAAGCGGGAACAATCGATATCCGAACTGGCCGAGGCGATCGGGGTGAACCGTTCCAGTACCTTCCGCCTGGTGTACACCCTGGAAAACTGCGGCTTTCTGCGCCGTGTCGGTGACAGCAACCGCTATACCCTGAGTTCCCGCATCCTGGATCTGGGTTTCCAGTACCTCTCCAGCCTGGAGTTGCTGGAGCCTTCGCGGCCGATACTGGAGCACCTGCGCAACCAGACAACCCTGGCCAGTCAGCTGCTGATTCGCGATGGCCACAACACGGTAATTGTCGAATGCTTCCAGGCCACCGGCCCCTTCACCAGTACCGTATCGGTGGGCACACGCTGGCCGGCCCATGCTACCGTGACCGGTCAGCTCATGCTGTCCACGCTGTCGGATGATGCCATCCTGGAGCTGTACCAGGATTACGGCTTCGAGCGTTTTACCGAAACCACTCCGGCCACGCCCGAGGCCTTGCTCGAGCGGGTGCGCAGTTACCGTGGCAAGGATGCCGCGATTGCCTGGGGGCACTTCAATCCCGGCATGGCAGCCTGTGTGGCACCGGTACTGAGCGTGGATGACCGGCGTATTGTGGCTGCGGTTTCCGTGAGTTGCCCGCTGGGAAGCCTCTCCCGTGACGAGTTCGACGGCCGCATCCGTGAGGAGGTGGTCAAGGCCTCCAAAGACCTGTCCCGCACCCTGGGGCTGCATTCGTCCCAGTTCTGA
- a CDS encoding NCS1 family nucleobase:cation symporter-1: MSTEPNRTSTAVQVGEFYELNTGADVRDSVHYNEDIAPTRIRERTWSTWNVAALWVGMAICVPTYTLGGVLTAYFGLSVSEALVTILLANVVVLIPLTLNAYAGTKFGIPFPVLLRSSFGVLGSNIPCLIRALVACGWFGIQTLFGGVAIHILFSALIPGWENLGSSGEVIGFFLFLAMNLYIVIKGSESIKILETLSAPLLLGVSIGLMMWAMPQISMTELLATPANRPEGASFWGYFFGGLTAMVGFWATLSLNIPDFSRYVKSQKDQITGQIIGLPLTMFFFASLGVVLTAASASLVGETISDPVNLIGKIDSPVWVVIAMIMIIIATLSTNTAANIVSPTNDFQNIAPKKINQTRGVLLTGALGILLMSWELLKKLGVIDSDVSVEAMYTGWLLGYSSLLGPIAGIMIVDYFVIKRQFLNLPELYKTHGIYRGFNPAGLTAFGLPVALTLFSISTGYLDWFYQYGWFTGSILGGLVYWVAASKLPAPASQGLAQGN; encoded by the coding sequence ATGAGTACCGAGCCCAACCGTACCTCAACCGCCGTCCAGGTTGGCGAGTTCTACGAGCTCAACACCGGCGCCGACGTGCGAGACAGTGTCCACTACAACGAGGACATCGCCCCCACCAGAATCCGCGAGCGCACCTGGTCAACCTGGAACGTCGCCGCCCTCTGGGTCGGCATGGCCATTTGCGTCCCGACCTATACCCTGGGCGGCGTGCTGACCGCCTACTTCGGACTGTCGGTATCCGAGGCCCTTGTCACCATCCTGCTGGCCAACGTCGTGGTGCTGATACCGCTCACGCTGAACGCCTACGCCGGCACCAAGTTCGGCATTCCGTTCCCGGTGCTGCTGCGCTCATCCTTCGGTGTTCTGGGCTCCAACATTCCCTGCCTGATTCGAGCCCTGGTGGCCTGTGGCTGGTTTGGCATCCAGACGCTGTTCGGTGGTGTCGCCATCCATATACTGTTCTCGGCCCTGATACCGGGCTGGGAGAACCTGGGCAGCAGCGGCGAAGTCATCGGCTTCTTCCTGTTCCTGGCCATGAACCTCTATATCGTTATCAAGGGTTCCGAGTCGATCAAGATCCTGGAAACCCTGTCGGCCCCCCTGCTGCTGGGTGTCAGCATCGGCCTGATGATGTGGGCCATGCCGCAGATCTCGATGACCGAATTGCTGGCCACGCCGGCCAACCGTCCCGAGGGCGCCTCTTTCTGGGGGTACTTCTTCGGCGGCCTCACCGCCATGGTCGGCTTCTGGGCCACGCTGTCGCTGAACATCCCGGATTTCAGCCGCTACGTTAAATCCCAGAAGGACCAGATTACCGGCCAGATTATCGGCCTGCCCCTGACCATGTTCTTCTTCGCCTCTCTGGGCGTTGTACTCACCGCCGCCTCCGCCAGCCTGGTGGGCGAGACCATCTCGGATCCGGTCAACCTGATCGGCAAGATCGACAGCCCCGTCTGGGTCGTGATCGCCATGATCATGATCATTATCGCGACACTGTCCACCAACACCGCGGCCAATATCGTCTCGCCCACCAACGACTTTCAGAACATCGCTCCCAAGAAAATCAACCAGACCCGCGGCGTGTTGCTGACCGGAGCCCTGGGCATCCTCCTGATGAGCTGGGAGCTGCTGAAAAAACTCGGTGTGATCGATTCGGATGTCAGTGTCGAGGCCATGTACACCGGCTGGCTGCTGGGCTATTCCAGCCTGCTGGGCCCGATCGCCGGCATCATGATCGTCGACTACTTCGTGATCAAGCGTCAGTTCCTCAACCTGCCTGAACTGTACAAGACCCACGGCATCTACCGCGGCTTCAACCCCGCGGGCCTCACCGCCTTTGGCTTGCCGGTGGCACTGACACTGTTTTCCATCAGCACCGGCTACCTGGACTGGTTTTACCAGTACGGCTGGTTCACCGGGTCCATCCTGGGGGGGCTGGTGTACTGGGTTGCCGCCAGCAAACTGCCGGCTCCCGCATCCCAGGGCCTGGCCCAGGGCAACTGA
- a CDS encoding SDR family oxidoreductase, translated as MTSPRVAKPLLAGKRLLITGAARGLGLDFAQAACAAGARVVMADILDELVAQEAAALAEQGFEAVAVKLDLADPASVEAVAAFSAQTLGAVDGLVNCGAIATGIGGPDMCELEIDTWDRVMSVNVRGTWLMSRAMVPHLAASGAGRIVNIASDTALWGAPRLMAYVASKGAVISMSRSMARELGERNICVNCICPGLTLVEATAYVPRERHDHYINGRAIQREQMPEDVSGSVLYLLSDLAGFVTGQTLPVNGGFVFN; from the coding sequence ATGACTAGCCCGCGCGTTGCCAAGCCGCTGCTGGCGGGCAAGCGCCTGCTGATTACCGGTGCCGCCCGCGGGCTGGGGCTGGACTTTGCCCAGGCCGCCTGCGCCGCCGGTGCCCGGGTGGTGATGGCGGATATTCTCGACGAGCTGGTGGCGCAGGAGGCGGCCGCGCTGGCGGAGCAGGGTTTCGAGGCCGTTGCCGTGAAGCTGGACCTGGCAGACCCCGCGTCCGTCGAGGCGGTGGCGGCATTCAGCGCGCAAACCCTCGGAGCGGTGGATGGCCTGGTCAACTGCGGTGCCATTGCCACGGGCATCGGCGGCCCGGACATGTGCGAGCTGGAAATCGATACCTGGGACCGGGTGATGAGCGTGAACGTGCGCGGCACCTGGCTGATGAGCCGGGCGATGGTGCCCCACCTGGCGGCATCGGGTGCCGGCAGGATCGTCAATATTGCATCGGATACCGCGCTCTGGGGCGCACCGCGGCTGATGGCCTATGTCGCCAGCAAGGGTGCGGTCATTTCCATGAGCCGATCCATGGCGCGGGAGCTGGGTGAGCGCAATATCTGCGTCAACTGCATCTGCCCGGGGCTGACCCTGGTGGAAGCGACGGCCTACGTACCCAGGGAGCGTCACGACCACTACATCAATGGCCGGGCGATTCAGCGCGAGCAGATGCCCGAAGATGTCAGCGGCAGCGTGCTTTATCTGCTGTCGGATCTGGCGGGTTTTGTCACCGGTCAGACGCTGCCGGTCAATGGCGGCTTCGTCTTCAACTAA
- a CDS encoding NAD(P)/FAD-dependent oxidoreductase — MTNRISRILIIGAGQAGAWAAHTLRQNGFEGELALVSNEDQVFYERPPLSKQVLAGEMDAAATQLFPSEVIEAMNIEWHKPDTAVAIDRVRREVRLASGKVLGYDKLMLTTGSRARVPVRAWSEIDGVHTVRTLADAKRLGETLLPGRRLAIIGGGWIGLEVAATARKQGLDVTVFELGERLCARSVVPDVSDFLHQLHSDQGVDVRLSCGAIDLAGTEQGAVQLSLDGIAAGRFDAVVVGAGAEIASELGREAGLDTTSGLVVDACGKTSDPDIYAAGDVAIHPELGYCIQSWANAQNQAISAALSLLGQETPYADVPWLWSDQYHCNIQILGAPGNGEGTEIRRDCGDGKVSFIRLGADNRLESMIAVNDAKLIKLGKRWIKARMQLPAEILADPAQNLMQLKP; from the coding sequence ATGACTAACCGCATTTCCCGCATTCTGATTATCGGTGCCGGCCAGGCCGGCGCCTGGGCGGCCCATACCCTGCGCCAGAACGGCTTCGAGGGCGAGCTGGCCCTGGTCTCCAACGAAGATCAGGTGTTTTACGAGCGTCCGCCGCTGTCCAAGCAGGTGCTGGCCGGCGAAATGGATGCCGCCGCCACTCAGCTGTTTCCCTCCGAGGTCATCGAGGCGATGAACATCGAGTGGCACAAGCCGGATACGGCGGTGGCCATCGACCGGGTGCGCCGGGAAGTACGCCTGGCCAGTGGCAAGGTGCTGGGTTACGACAAGCTGATGCTCACCACCGGCAGCCGTGCCCGGGTGCCGGTCAGGGCCTGGAGCGAGATCGACGGCGTCCACACGGTGCGCACCCTTGCCGACGCCAAGCGCCTGGGCGAAACGCTGCTGCCGGGGCGTCGACTGGCGATCATCGGCGGCGGCTGGATCGGTCTCGAAGTGGCCGCCACGGCCCGCAAGCAGGGCCTGGATGTGACGGTGTTCGAGCTGGGCGAGCGTCTGTGTGCCCGCAGCGTCGTGCCGGATGTGTCGGATTTCCTGCATCAGCTGCACAGTGACCAGGGTGTCGATGTTCGCCTGAGCTGCGGCGCCATCGACCTGGCCGGCACCGAACAGGGTGCGGTGCAGCTGTCTCTGGACGGGATTGCCGCGGGCCGGTTCGATGCGGTAGTGGTTGGGGCCGGGGCGGAAATTGCCTCGGAACTCGGTCGCGAAGCGGGCCTGGATACCACCTCCGGGCTGGTGGTCGATGCCTGCGGCAAGACTTCGGACCCCGATATCTATGCCGCCGGCGATGTCGCCATCCACCCTGAGCTGGGTTACTGCATCCAGTCCTGGGCCAATGCCCAGAACCAGGCGATTTCGGCGGCGCTCTCCCTGCTGGGTCAGGAAACGCCCTATGCCGATGTGCCCTGGCTCTGGTCGGATCAGTACCACTGCAATATCCAGATCCTGGGCGCGCCCGGCAACGGCGAGGGCACCGAGATCCGCCGCGACTGCGGTGACGGCAAGGTCTCTTTTATCCGGCTGGGTGCCGACAACCGGCTCGAGTCGATGATCGCGGTGAACGATGCCAAACTGATAAAGCTGGGCAAGCGCTGGATCAAGGCCAGGATGCAGCTGCCCGCTGAGATTCTGGCAGATCCCGCACAAAATCTGATGCAGCTTAAGCCCTGA
- the hydA gene encoding dihydropyrimidinase, whose product MSIVIRGGTVVTADHSFRADVYCEKGLIAAIGENLEVPAGAAVIDATGQYIMPGGIDPHTHMQLPFMGTVATEDFYTGTAAGLAGGTTSIIDFVIPAPGQRLMEAYEQWRDWSAKSASDYSFHVAITWWDDSVAADMETLVKQHGVNSFKHFMAYKNAIMADDEILVKSFRRSVELGAMPTVHAENGELVFQLQQEMLARGMTGPEAHPLSRPPIVEGEAANRAIQIAQVMNVPIYIVHVSCKESLDAITRARNDGQRVYGEVLAGHLAIDDSVYRNSSFEFAAAHVMSPPFRSRQHQDALWQGLQGGNLQTTATDHCCFCAEQKAAGKDDFTKIPNGTAGIEDRLAIIWDEGVNKGRLTMNEFVAVTSTNTAKIFNLYPRKGSVSVGADADLVVWDPAGTRTISASTHHQNIDFNIFEGRTVTGIPSHTLSQGKLVWCNGELTAEKGAGRYIHRPAFAPVFDALAKKRELDTPVAVERDSGAACQRGQTATPA is encoded by the coding sequence ATGTCCATCGTGATTCGTGGTGGTACCGTCGTGACCGCCGACCACAGCTTTCGTGCAGACGTTTACTGTGAAAAGGGCCTGATCGCCGCCATTGGCGAAAACCTGGAGGTGCCCGCGGGTGCAGCCGTCATCGATGCCACGGGGCAGTACATCATGCCCGGCGGCATCGACCCCCACACCCATATGCAGCTTCCCTTTATGGGCACCGTGGCCACCGAGGACTTCTACACCGGCACGGCAGCGGGACTGGCGGGCGGCACCACCAGCATTATCGACTTTGTAATCCCGGCGCCCGGCCAGCGTCTGATGGAAGCCTACGAGCAGTGGCGCGACTGGTCCGCCAAATCGGCCTCGGATTACAGCTTCCATGTTGCCATTACCTGGTGGGACGATTCCGTTGCCGCCGATATGGAAACCCTGGTCAAGCAGCACGGCGTTAACAGTTTCAAGCATTTCATGGCCTACAAGAACGCCATCATGGCGGACGATGAAATCCTGGTGAAGAGCTTTCGCCGCTCGGTGGAACTCGGTGCCATGCCAACGGTGCATGCCGAAAACGGCGAACTGGTGTTCCAGCTGCAACAGGAGATGCTGGCCCGCGGCATGACCGGGCCCGAAGCCCACCCGCTGTCGCGCCCGCCGATCGTCGAAGGTGAGGCGGCGAACCGCGCCATCCAGATTGCCCAGGTCATGAATGTGCCCATCTATATCGTGCATGTATCGTGCAAGGAGTCGCTGGATGCCATCACCCGGGCTCGCAATGACGGCCAGCGCGTTTACGGCGAAGTGCTGGCCGGCCACCTGGCCATCGATGACAGCGTCTATCGCAACAGCAGTTTCGAGTTTGCCGCCGCCCACGTGATGAGCCCGCCGTTTCGTTCAAGGCAGCACCAGGACGCGCTCTGGCAGGGCCTGCAGGGCGGCAACCTGCAAACCACCGCCACCGACCACTGCTGCTTCTGCGCCGAGCAAAAGGCCGCCGGCAAGGACGATTTCACCAAGATTCCCAACGGCACCGCCGGTATCGAAGACCGCCTTGCCATCATCTGGGACGAGGGCGTCAACAAGGGCCGCCTGACCATGAACGAGTTTGTTGCCGTCACTTCCACCAACACAGCCAAGATCTTTAATCTCTACCCGCGCAAGGGCTCGGTAAGCGTCGGCGCCGATGCCGACCTGGTTGTCTGGGACCCCGCCGGCACCCGCACCATTTCGGCCAGCACCCACCACCAGAACATCGACTTCAATATCTTCGAAGGACGTACCGTGACCGGCATTCCCAGCCACACCCTGAGCCAGGGCAAGCTGGTATGGTGCAATGGCGAGCTGACGGCGGAAAAGGGCGCGGGTCGTTATATCCACCGGCCGGCCTTTGCGCCGGTGTTTGATGCACTGGCCAAAAAACGTGAACTCGATACGCCGGTGGCGGTTGAACGCGACAGCGGAGCGGCTTGCCAGCGCGGCCAAACGGCCACACCTGCGTGA
- a CDS encoding VOC family protein codes for MTIKGIEKLLFGVEDVAKARRFLADFGLDAAPSDIQDADLYRTQNQSRLYLFDSNDSRLPPAFEQGSTLRTLVWAVAQAADLDALAERLADVPGFARDADSVRCQDPNGMWLRFELSSQVAVELEVPGINQHGDIRRVDAPSPVYERAQPIGIGHVVFFVEDLEGVEAFYREKLGFQVSDRYIGKGVFMRAAAEGHHHDLFLLKVPSKPAGLNHVAFTVRDIHEVIGGGMAMNRKDWSTFIGPGRHPISSAYFWYVNSPLGGAFEYYTNDDYLTAAWQPRTLEHRLELFTEWAVEGGLDGNTRRQVVTGG; via the coding sequence ATGACTATCAAGGGTATCGAAAAACTGTTGTTCGGCGTCGAGGATGTTGCAAAGGCCCGCCGCTTTCTGGCGGACTTCGGTCTTGACGCGGCCCCCTCCGACATCCAGGACGCGGACCTGTACCGCACCCAGAACCAGAGCCGTCTTTATCTGTTCGACAGCAATGACAGCCGCCTGCCGCCGGCCTTCGAGCAGGGCTCCACGCTGCGTACCCTGGTGTGGGCTGTTGCACAGGCGGCCGATCTCGATGCACTGGCTGAGCGTTTGGCGGATGTGCCGGGTTTTGCCCGCGATGCCGACTCCGTGCGCTGCCAGGACCCCAACGGCATGTGGCTGCGGTTTGAACTGTCCAGCCAGGTGGCGGTGGAACTCGAGGTGCCGGGCATCAATCAGCACGGTGATATCCGCCGCGTCGATGCGCCGAGCCCCGTGTACGAGCGTGCCCAGCCCATCGGTATCGGTCACGTGGTGTTCTTTGTCGAGGATCTCGAGGGCGTCGAGGCTTTCTACCGAGAAAAGCTGGGCTTCCAGGTGTCGGACCGCTACATCGGCAAGGGCGTTTTCATGCGTGCCGCCGCTGAGGGCCACCACCACGATCTTTTCCTGCTCAAGGTTCCCAGCAAGCCGGCCGGCCTGAACCATGTGGCCTTCACCGTGCGGGATATCCACGAGGTCATCGGTGGCGGCATGGCGATGAACCGCAAGGACTGGTCCACCTTTATTGGCCCCGGGCGCCATCCGATCTCCTCGGCCTACTTCTGGTATGTGAACAGCCCGCTGGGCGGTGCCTTCGAGTACTACACCAACGACGACTACCTGACCGCAGCCTGGCAGCCCCGCACCCTTGAACACCGCCTGGAGCTCTTCACCGAGTGGGCGGTGGAGGGTGGTCTCGACGGCAATACCCGTCGCCAGGTCGTAACCGGAGGTTAA
- a CDS encoding non-heme iron oxygenase ferredoxin subunit, with the protein MNWVSVCKVGQVSEDSPFSVKVEDKELGVFKVEENFFAIEDICPHAYALLTQGFVEGRTVECPLHEAIFDIPTGKLESGPGCRNLNTYAVRVDGDDIQLQLA; encoded by the coding sequence ATGAACTGGGTTTCAGTTTGCAAAGTGGGGCAGGTATCGGAAGACAGCCCGTTTTCAGTCAAGGTCGAAGACAAGGAACTGGGTGTGTTCAAGGTGGAAGAGAACTTCTTTGCCATCGAAGACATCTGCCCCCATGCCTATGCGCTCCTGACTCAGGGCTTCGTTGAAGGCCGCACCGTCGAATGTCCGCTGCACGAAGCGATCTTTGACATTCCCACCGGCAAGCTGGAAAGCGGCCCGGGTTGTCGCAACCTGAACACCTATGCGGTGCGGGTTGACGGCGACGACATTCAGTTGCAACTGGCCTGA
- a CDS encoding DMT family transporter: MHWLAIPFTLLAGTVLAMQIGVNSTLARHAGSALWASGASFVVGSLALLIICILYLRQPWPGLDALRAAPIWSWAGGLLGAFYVTTLIIFAPRIGATLALALVIAGQLTGALLLDRFGLFGFAPQAITPGRLAGIALILAGAILVRRF; encoded by the coding sequence ATGCACTGGCTCGCCATACCCTTCACACTGCTGGCAGGTACCGTTCTGGCAATGCAGATCGGCGTCAACAGCACCCTGGCTCGCCATGCAGGCTCCGCACTCTGGGCCTCGGGGGCATCCTTCGTGGTGGGCAGCCTGGCACTGCTCATCATCTGTATTCTATACCTGCGCCAGCCCTGGCCCGGGCTGGACGCGCTGCGCGCGGCGCCCATCTGGTCCTGGGCAGGCGGTCTGCTCGGCGCCTTCTATGTCACCACCCTGATCATCTTTGCGCCGCGCATCGGCGCGACCCTTGCGCTGGCACTGGTCATCGCCGGGCAATTGACCGGCGCCCTGCTGCTGGACCGTTTCGGCCTGTTCGGCTTTGCGCCTCAGGCTATCACCCCGGGCCGCCTGGCCGGCATCGCGCTGATACTGGCCGGTGCCATCCTCGTCCGGCGCTTCTGA